The following are encoded together in the Bactrocera neohumeralis isolate Rockhampton chromosome 6, APGP_CSIRO_Bneo_wtdbg2-racon-allhic-juicebox.fasta_v2, whole genome shotgun sequence genome:
- the LOC126761244 gene encoding ubiquitin carboxyl-terminal hydrolase 36 produces MPVSVCEPVANVSAVLRESLGNGYSSNGRNICKTGGVGDNYNADDDGCLQAKLAVTAKRVLLSKIEYEEVTNYGQSVLGALKSKYDILKANTTNKNSNYDYLSLGKNSEQNDSFTTNAAPPNGVVGTPKRQNPNELPQPKRVLYPRENVIIGWKNSVRKWHVGVGMMNVGNTCYLNSTLQALFHVPSMANWLISDAKHIDECNSSENCIICAMIKTLEASQNNQSAIRPYLVYSKLKFICKHLLMGRQEDAHEFLRYLVEAMEKCFLTRFRNYKELDQYSKETTPLNQILGGYLKSAVRCLACGHVSVTFQHFQDLLLDIRKADTIEEALEGYFSRERLEDMGYKCESCKKKVSATKQFSLERAPIVLCIQLKRFSVMGTKLNKQITIKPRIDLSKFVSRKEVGEQLTYKLVAMVTHLGASQHCGHYTAIGLTETGSYYNYDDSYVRPVSVQNVCNTNAYIIFYEIDKHQRIPSNTEPSSISEVVKENSQKHNGYTKNENIFPSEISSSTNSQQHLDSNLFTGGIKSSPSYINKPSTSNGSISSKLSVNRQLNFKSQTNSTPLTSSDSPSTKFSLHSENRNIIQRPSEQNTSILQGKHYDNKDVEKKLNSSTNDNHVTLSIEKKRSKSSELVPLHKASGSLPSMPTLSDVQNQNLNQPAKYSAISITPLKSLVPYESETDEESASEIKDILIGSGENEKKKKDVKSAIKRPIDSPSQNTITSIENVKQKKMAILSENDCNPAPKQTITYKTDLNTNKADETNTNRSKGKHKVDIFDEIFNQKKCVSSKDEDFINKSSHDEEERDDHIVTSSLSRPPFVRSHSTPPSPPVIKTKTGLWQVTTLQPVTACISPPEKKVLKNVKNPFAKKSLDTFNKRPKPKSEVKSEKTFAGNGYRCSNITEDSVSGLLKQSHRGYGVPVLSWKGEQTKISKEVEIDAQQQRQHDWQNDEDAEIDRGRQKKVKKEESSQSDNRIPGCNPFQEQENQRRWRASGATNRNYSGYVRHQFQRSKFKFQRFNSKFQRMTAMSYKRNNHRLNNSYTRRNS; encoded by the exons ATGCCAGTTTCAGTGTGTGAACCAGTGGCTAACGTTAGCGCAGTTTTGCGGGAATCACTGGGAAATGGGTATTCAAGCAATGGCagaaacatttgtaaaacaGGAGGTGTGGGCGACAACTACAATGCCGATGATGATGGATGCCTACAAGCAAAACTTGCTGTCACAGCAAAACGTGTGTTACTATCGAAAATAGAATACGAGGAGGTAACAAACTACGGCCAATCTGTTTTAGGCGCactaaaatcaaaatatgatatattaaaagCCAATACaactaataaaaattcaaactaTGATTACCTCTCTCTTGGGAAAAATTCGGAACAAAATG ACTCATTTACTACTAATGCAGCGCCGCCGAATGGTGTTGTGGGAACTCCAAAGCGACAAAATCCTAACGAGTTGCCACAACCAAAGCGAGTGTTGTATCCACGAGAAAATGTTATAATTGGTTGGAAAAATTCAGTACGTAAGTGGCATGTCGGAGTCGGTATGATGAATGTCGGAAATACGTGCTACCTGAATTCCACATTACAAGCCCTATTTCATGTACCCTCTATGGCGAACTGGCTAATTTCAGATGCCAAACATATAGACGAATGCAATTCCTCGGAAAATTGCATAATTTGTGCAATGATTAAAACTTTGGAGGCATCACAGAATAATCAATCAGCGATTCGCCCATACTTGGTTTATTCAAAACTTAAGTTTATTTGTAAACACCTACTTATGGGCAGACAAGAGGATGCACATGAATTTCTCAGATATTTAGTGGAGGCaatggagaagtgtttccttaCCCGTTTTCGAAATTACAAAGAATTAGATCAATATAGCAAAGAAACCACACCGCTTAACCAGATCCTGGGGGGTTATTTAAAATCTGCTGTACGATGTTTAGCATGTGGGCATGTGTCTGTAACTTTCCAACATTTTCAAGATTTACTATTAGATATAAGAAAAGCAGATACAATTGAAGAAGCCTTAGAAGGCTATTTTTCCAGAGAACGTCTTGAAGATATGGGATATAAATGCGaatcttgcaaaaaaaaa GTCTCTGCTACCAAACAATTTTCATTAGAGCGCGCACCAATTGTGCTTTGCATACAGTTAAAGCGGTTTTCAGTTATGGGTACCAAgcttaataaacaaattacaaTCAAACCACGAATCGACTTATCTAAATTTGTTTCTAGAAAAGAAGTCGGCGAACAATTAACTTACAAATTAGTTGCTATGGTTACCCATTTAGGAGCTTCACAACATTGTGGTCATTACACTGCCATTGGTTTGACCGAAACTGGCTCCTATTACAATTACGATGATAGCTACGTTCGCCCAGTTTCCGTACAGAATGTATGCAATACCAAtgcttatattatattttatgaaatcgATAAGCACCAGCGTATTCCAAGTAATACTGAGCCAAGCAGCATAAGTGAAGTTGTTAAGGAAAATTCACAAAAACATAATGGttatacaaaaaatgaaaatatattcccCTCGGAAATTAGTAGTTCAACAAATTCACAACAACATCTTGACAGTAATTTATTCACCGGAGGTATTAAATCATCACCTTCATATATTAATAAACCGTCCACTAGTAATGGATCCATATCTAGTAAGTTATCCGTGAACCGTCAGCTTAATTTCAAATCTCAAACCAATAGCACACCTTTGACATCGAGTGATTCACCGTCAACCAAATTCTCTTTGCATTcagaaaatagaaatataattcAACGACCTTCGGAACAAAACACTAGTATTCTGCAAGGAAAACACTATGATAATAAAGATgtggagaaaaaattaaactcatCAACTAATGATAACCACGTGACTTTATCTATTGAAAAAAAGCGTAGTAAAAGTTCAGAGCTGGTACCGCTACATAAAGCAAGTGGAAGCCTGCCTAGTATGCCAACTTTATCCGatgttcaaaatcaaaatttaaatcaacCTGCCAAATATTCTGCGATTTCAATCACGCCTTTAAAGAGCCTTGTGCCGTATGAATCTGAAACCGATGAAGAATCGGCGTCAGAAATAAAAGATATATTGATAGGTTCGGGAgagaatgaaaagaaaaaaaaagatgtCAAAAGTGCTATTAAACGACCTATAGATAGCCCTTCACAGAACACTATCACATCCATAGAAAATGTAAAGCAAAAAAAGATGGCTATTTTGAGTGAAAATGATTGCAATCCTGCTCCTAAGCAAACAATCACATACAAAACTGATTTGAATACCAACAAAGCAGACGAAACAAATACCAATCGTTCAAAGGGTAAACATAAAGTTGatatatttgatgaaatttttaatcaaaagaaATGTGTTAGTAGCAAGGATGaagatttcataaataaatcatCACACGATGAGGAAGAACGTGATGATCATATAGTGACATCGAGTTTATCTCGTCCACCGTTTGTACGTTCACATTCTACACCACCATCACCACCTGTTATTAAAACGAAAACAGGTTTATGGCAAGTTACTACATTGCAGCCAGTGACTGCGTGTATCAGTCCGCCggagaaaaaagttttaaaaaatgttaagaacCCATTCGCCAAGAAATCATTAGACACGTTCAATAAACGTCCGAAGCCTAAATCAGAAGTGAAGTCTGAAAAGACTTTTGCAGGTAATGGATATAGATGTAGCAATATAACTGAAGATTCCGTATCGGGTTTGTTGAAACAGTCTCATCGCGGCTATGGAGTCCCCGTACTTTCGTGGAAGGgagaacaaacaaaaatatctaAAGAG GTGGAAATAGATGCCCAACAGCAGCGGCAACACGACTGGCAAAACGATGAAGATGCTGAAATCGACCGTGGACgtcagaaaaaagttaaaaaagaagAATCTTCACAATCAGATAATCGAATCCCGGGATGTAACCCGTTTCAAGAACAAGAAAATCAAAGGCGTTGGAGAGCCAGCGGGGCCACAAATAGAAACTATAGCGGATATGTTCGACATCAATTCCAGCGCAGCAAATTCAAGTTTCAACGGTTCAATTCAAAGTTCCAGCGAATGACTGCGATGTCTTATAAGCGAAACAATCACAGATTGAATAACAGTTATACACGACGGAACTCATAA
- the LOC126761245 gene encoding uncharacterized protein LOC126761245 translates to MRKKEIVFDSLKRKDFLTGFQKRKNERRARAKEQLERDIKEERKRIRNDIKNSMANMKKTFQPLVLDPEIEEKVLEKEYEDDEVEINVIELAPGNKNLDEESDNDSNSSESTEKDSHINSIPGMEFNVESVEKEKEKKPKQVDNPLSELGKIGNKKTLDRLKKKKALKEFKKSKIFKQKERADKKKQHKTRRGLKHSKSKPNENGTFGNKNKHNRFRRGHSSGRGKRR, encoded by the exons ATGAGGAAAAAAGAAATTGTGTTTGATTCACTAAAAAGGAA AGACTTTTTGACTGGTttccaaaaacgaaaaaatgaaCGTCGAGCTcgtgccaaagaacaacttgaGCGTGACATTAAAGAGGAACGCAAGAGGATCAgaaatgatattaaaaacagCATGGCGAATATGAAGAAAACATTTCAACCACTTGTCCTGGATCCCGAAATAGAGGAAAAGGTACTAGAAAAGGAGTATGAAGACGATGAGGTCGAAATAAATGTTATAGAGTTGGCACCAGGAAATAAAAACTTGGATGAAGAAAGCGATAATGATTCTAACTCAAGCGAATCCACTGAGAAAGACTCCCATATAAATTCTATACCAGGAATGGAATTCAATGTTGAATCAGTAgaaaaagaaaaggagaaaaagCCAAAACAAGTAGACAACCCATTGTCAGAGTTAGGAAAAataggaaacaaaaaaactttagatagattaaagaaaaagaaagcattaaaagaatttaaaaaaagcaaaattttcaaacaaaaagagCGAGCGGATAAGAAGAAACAACACAAAACTAGACGTGGACTGAAGCATTCTAAATCTAAGCCAAATGAAAATGGTacatttggaaataaaaataaacataatcgGTTCAGGCGAGGCCATTCTTCAGGACGAGGAAAACGGAGATAG